A window of Candidatus Omnitrophota bacterium contains these coding sequences:
- a CDS encoding M48 family metalloprotease — translation MSLTEFPIERKGFGRAVFCFGVLVTVYFLTSLGVASLLRFPLFGAGVLGLFAIAFVFAGWQFLHFGRNAVRRLRLLTGVVELDKDDRFHQRLANIVEELCAAAGEKRPLECAVLPSCASNAFVAEDLGLKPLVVISEGMLSHLSRPELLAVVAKLVAEIRTGIALNRTLACGLFAFSQKRFLHWASRGLQLFAPRCLHLQSDALGAELCRDPMSLASALYEIAHRWRGETRFGAGCEALFVMDPAVRSLEEKNSLWAELRASHPPLKKRLDALLKRVRLELDARCPKAQAVTWFVHDANGVWQGPLDLAGFSRLDGVLAGSWVASCNTLQVKRLGEDVTLAQAWRAKEGGGTSSLEKSTLESPVFRQPMLQTSYEKAPFYFCPFSEGCLVAESKLVSVVRRYQKAATSRSARMAAFAQQAGPAPGVKLRQGGYEGFSWPRCPVSCRKLERRFYKSGLAVEVDASPKQGLLWIGREEMTLLGCVFRERRSL, via the coding sequence ATGTCACTGACTGAGTTTCCCATAGAACGTAAAGGCTTCGGCCGTGCGGTGTTTTGCTTTGGCGTCCTTGTCACGGTTTACTTCCTAACCAGCTTGGGTGTGGCCTCCCTCCTCCGATTCCCTTTGTTTGGCGCAGGTGTTCTGGGTCTTTTCGCGATTGCTTTTGTGTTTGCAGGTTGGCAGTTCCTGCATTTTGGGCGCAATGCAGTGCGAAGATTACGTTTGCTGACAGGCGTTGTGGAACTAGATAAAGACGACCGCTTTCATCAAAGGCTGGCGAATATCGTGGAGGAGCTTTGTGCTGCAGCCGGTGAAAAGAGACCGCTTGAATGCGCTGTTTTGCCCAGCTGTGCTTCCAATGCCTTTGTGGCCGAGGACTTGGGACTCAAACCTTTGGTAGTGATCAGTGAGGGAATGCTTTCGCATCTTTCCAGACCGGAACTGCTGGCAGTGGTGGCCAAGCTTGTAGCGGAGATTCGCACAGGGATTGCGCTTAACCGGACGCTTGCGTGCGGGCTCTTTGCCTTCTCACAAAAGCGGTTTTTGCATTGGGCGTCCCGGGGGCTCCAGCTCTTTGCGCCGCGCTGTTTGCATTTGCAGAGCGATGCTCTCGGGGCTGAGCTCTGCCGGGACCCGATGAGTCTGGCTTCGGCTCTTTATGAGATCGCACACCGCTGGAGGGGAGAGACGCGTTTTGGAGCCGGCTGCGAGGCGCTTTTTGTGATGGATCCTGCGGTGAGGTCTCTGGAGGAGAAGAACTCTTTGTGGGCGGAGCTCCGGGCCTCTCATCCTCCTCTCAAAAAGCGTTTGGATGCTTTATTGAAGCGTGTGCGTTTGGAGCTGGATGCCCGGTGTCCTAAAGCCCAGGCTGTGACGTGGTTTGTGCATGATGCCAACGGAGTCTGGCAGGGGCCGCTGGACCTTGCAGGCTTTTCGCGTTTGGATGGAGTGCTGGCCGGTAGCTGGGTGGCGAGTTGCAACACGCTCCAAGTGAAGCGGTTGGGAGAGGACGTGACTCTGGCTCAGGCCTGGCGTGCCAAAGAGGGTGGAGGAACTTCCTCCTTGGAGAAAAGTACTTTGGAGTCCCCGGTTTTCCGTCAGCCCATGCTCCAAACAAGTTATGAGAAGGCGCCCTTCTATTTCTGTCCTTTTTCCGAAGGATGTCTTGTGGCCGAGAGTAAGCTTGTGTCCGTGGTGCGGCGGTACCAAAAGGCAGCCACAAGCCGCAGTGCCAGAATGGCTGCCTTTGCTCAACAGGCTGGTCCTGCCCCGGGCGTCAAGTTGCGCCAGGGGGGCTACGAGGGCTTTTCCTGGCCGCGCTGCCCGGTTTCCTGCCGCAAGCTGGAGCGCCGTTTCTACAAGTCCGGGCTCGCGGTGGAGGTGGATGCCTCTCCAAAACAGGGCCTTCTTTGGATAGGGAGGGAGGAAATGACGCTCCTGGGCTGCGTCTTCAGGGAGCGCCGCTCCCTGTGA
- a CDS encoding carbamoyltransferase, giving the protein MYLLGISAFYHDSAACLLRDGELIAAAQEERFTRKKHDPGFPSNAIQSCLDQAGIALEHVEALVFYDKPFVKFERLAETYLAVAPLGIRSFIKAMPLWLKEKLDLRRTISKTVDFKGSILFSDHHQSHAASAFYPSPYQEAAFLTVDGVGEWTTTSYGIGRGPELEFLKEIHFPHSLGMLYSAFTYYTGFRVNSGEYKLMGLAPYGEPKYAQTIRDHLIDVHEDGSYRLHMRYFNYLSGLTMTNARFDCLFGGPPRKAESPITQREMDIAASVQVVLEEILLKIVRHVHKETGQKNLCLAGGVALNCVANGRILREGPFENLWIQPASSDSGGALGAAFAAWHRYYEKPRFANNVDDAQKGSLLGPSFSDDEIRRYLDQNQIPYQQHPEAELYETVAQLLDEGAVVGWFQGPMEFGPRALGARSILGDPRSAEMQSRLNLKIKFRESFRPFAPSALEEHAGEYFDVGDKSPYMLLTGKVSENCMRPISEADAKKQGLEKLSVLRSTIPAVTHVNGSARLQTVSAKTNPRFHKLLQAFHKRTGCPVLINTSFNVRGEPIVCTPQDAYNCFRRTFMDYLVMGNIVLEKKKVDSSQAPEPEPISLIPD; this is encoded by the coding sequence ATGTATCTTCTCGGTATTTCCGCCTTCTACCATGACAGCGCCGCGTGCCTTCTGAGGGATGGCGAGCTCATAGCAGCCGCGCAGGAAGAACGCTTCACGCGCAAAAAGCACGATCCGGGATTTCCCTCCAATGCGATCCAAAGCTGTTTGGATCAAGCGGGAATTGCGCTCGAGCATGTCGAGGCCTTGGTTTTTTACGACAAACCCTTTGTGAAGTTTGAGCGTTTGGCCGAAACCTATCTTGCGGTGGCTCCGCTCGGGATCCGTTCCTTTATCAAGGCCATGCCGCTCTGGCTCAAAGAGAAGTTGGATCTGCGGCGGACCATCTCCAAGACCGTGGACTTCAAGGGCTCCATCCTTTTCTCGGATCACCACCAGTCCCATGCTGCTTCGGCCTTCTATCCCAGCCCTTATCAGGAGGCGGCCTTCTTGACAGTGGACGGGGTGGGAGAGTGGACCACCACGAGCTACGGAATCGGCCGCGGCCCGGAATTGGAGTTCCTCAAGGAGATCCACTTCCCGCATTCCCTGGGCATGCTGTATTCGGCGTTTACCTACTACACCGGGTTCCGGGTCAATTCCGGCGAGTACAAACTGATGGGACTCGCCCCCTATGGGGAACCCAAGTATGCGCAGACGATACGCGATCACCTGATTGATGTGCATGAGGATGGCTCCTACCGCTTGCACATGCGGTATTTCAACTATCTTTCGGGCCTGACCATGACGAACGCGCGCTTTGATTGCTTGTTCGGCGGCCCTCCGCGCAAGGCCGAGTCGCCCATCACCCAACGCGAAATGGATATTGCCGCTTCCGTGCAGGTTGTTCTTGAAGAGATCTTGCTCAAGATCGTGCGGCATGTGCACAAGGAGACCGGGCAAAAGAATCTCTGTTTGGCTGGCGGGGTGGCTCTCAACTGTGTGGCTAATGGGAGGATCCTCAGGGAAGGTCCTTTTGAGAATCTGTGGATCCAGCCTGCGTCTTCGGATTCCGGAGGCGCCCTGGGCGCGGCGTTTGCAGCCTGGCACCGCTATTACGAAAAGCCCCGCTTTGCTAACAATGTGGATGATGCGCAAAAGGGCTCGCTCCTGGGCCCCTCCTTTTCCGATGATGAGATACGCAGGTACTTGGATCAGAACCAGATTCCTTATCAGCAGCACCCGGAGGCGGAACTCTATGAGACTGTGGCTCAGCTTCTGGACGAGGGGGCGGTAGTCGGTTGGTTCCAGGGACCCATGGAGTTCGGGCCACGTGCCTTGGGTGCGCGCAGCATCTTAGGGGATCCGCGTTCTGCTGAGATGCAGTCCCGGCTAAACTTGAAAATCAAGTTCCGGGAGAGCTTTCGGCCTTTTGCTCCGAGTGCTCTGGAGGAACATGCCGGAGAGTATTTTGATGTGGGGGACAAGAGCCCTTATATGCTGCTTACGGGTAAGGTCAGTGAGAATTGTATGCGTCCCATAAGCGAAGCAGATGCGAAAAAGCAAGGCCTGGAAAAGTTGAGCGTGCTTCGTTCGACTATTCCGGCCGTAACCCATGTCAATGGCTCTGCGCGCCTGCAAACAGTCTCGGCCAAGACCAACCCGCGCTTTCACAAGCTCTTGCAGGCTTTTCATAAGCGGACCGGTTGCCCGGTTTTGATCAACACCTCTTTTAATGTGAGGGGCGAGCCGATTGTGTGCACCCCGCAGGACGCCTACAACTGTTTTCGAAGGACTTTTATGGATTATCTGGTGATGGGGAATATAGTGCTGGAAAAGAAGAAGGTGGATTCTTCCCAGGCCCCGGAACCCGAACCGATATCGCTCATACCGGATTGA